A stretch of Mytilus edulis chromosome 11, xbMytEdul2.2, whole genome shotgun sequence DNA encodes these proteins:
- the LOC139496454 gene encoding uncharacterized protein: protein MMTVTWYGLIIIIGIHKTHQHGYLADPPQRSSIWRENPDAPVNYNDNQLYCGGRENLRLNGGKCGTCGDPYQGPRENEAGGKYAQGVITRKYPSYKRKLPVKVVLTAYHKGYYEFKICPHNNPHTAVSQRCLDRHPLRIVEGSRRYRTRYYPHDSGVHHMTLLLPRDIKCTQCVLQWRYRTGNSWGTNSNGHGCIGCGNQEEFWNCADIQIGYNTRYKDNSKIFPHSGDSSEDDSDNRGHDTLKQAGITILNHFFSPFDLYSNKHSITPQKDEITSPKNEISSLFLQPVDKRNIYQTPRKSSISKLSSVSNFGRTGQKTDQLSKNRILNNVNIGRHQTKKSNILQKYVQDSDTSDDSSDIENVVERNYIGLDNSFNLQKQNTRNPFPTTKTSEIQNWSRTPTLTVTREPVHPPLSPWYSLFGGNHGNVQVSFVPDHDLKLLHLFSK, encoded by the exons ATGATGACAGTAACTTGGTATGGTTTGATTATAATTATTGGGATTCACAAGACCCATCAGCATGGATATCTGGCTGACCCCCCGCAGAGATCTTCTATTTGGCGGGAGAATCCAGACGCTCCAGTTAATTACAATGACAATCAGCTGTACTGTGGAGGAAGGGAG AATTTACGTTTAAATGGAGGAAAATGTGGCACTTGTGGTGATCCGTACCAAGGACCACGTGAGAATGAAGCAGGGGGAAAGTATGCACAAGGGGTTATAACCCGGAAATACCCATCTTATAAACGAAAGCTTCCGGTTAAGGTAGTTCTTACAGCTTATCACAAAGGCTATTACGAATTCAAAATATGCCCCCATAACAATCCACATACAGCTGTATCACAACGATGTCTTGATCGGCATCCCCTGAGAATTGTGGAAGGCAGCAGACGATACAGAACACGGTATTACCCACATGACAGTGGAGTTCATCACATGACCTTACTGCTACCACGTGATATTAAATGTACTCAGTGTGTACTACAGTGGCGGTATCGAACAG gtAACAGTTGGGGAACTAATAGCAACGGCCATGGTTGTATAGGATGTGGTAACCAGGAGGAATTCTGGAATTGTGCTGACATACAAATTGGCTACAACACCCGTTATAAAGATAATTCTAAGATATTCCCTCACTCTGGTGACAGCAGTGAAGACGATTCAGACAATCGAGGCCATGACACGTTGAAACAAGCTGGTATAACTATACTTAATCACTTCTTCTCTCCCtttgatttgtatagtaataAACACTCGATTACACCACAAAAGGACGAGATTACATCACCAAAGAACGAGATCTCGTCATTATTTCTACAACCAGTTGACAAACGAAATATTTACCAGACGCCGCGGAAATCAAGTATTTCAAAATTATCATCTGTTTCGAATTTTGGAAGAACAGGCCAAAAAACTGATCAATTATCGAAAAACAGAATTTTGAACAATGTAAATATTGGAAGACATCaaaccaaaaaatcaaatattctaCAAAAATATGTCCAGGACAGTGACACGAGCGATGACAGTAGTGACATTGAAAATGTCGTAGAAAGGAATTACATTGGATTAGACAATTCGTTCaatctacaaaaacaaaacacacgAAATCCATTTCCTACAACGAAGACCTCAGAAATCCAGAATTGGAGTCGTACACCGACACTAACTGTTACTAGGGAACCAGTACATCCACCACTGTCTCCATGGTACTCTTTATTTGGAGGAAACCATGGTAACGTACAAGTATCATTTGTACCTGACCAtgatttgaaacttttacatCTGTTTAGTAAATGA